A genomic region of Dehalococcoidia bacterium contains the following coding sequences:
- a CDS encoding DUF6506 family protein — MAMKLAFMAIVPDADPAKHQAVIATEFAELTCVLVPNMQQAIEKAKQLADEGCSALELCGGFGHSMTGKVAEAVKGKMPVGAVRFDFHGALGMSADQVFGG, encoded by the coding sequence ATGGCTATGAAGCTGGCATTTATGGCGATTGTTCCGGATGCCGACCCGGCGAAACATCAGGCTGTCATTGCGACCGAGTTTGCCGAGTTGACCTGTGTGCTGGTACCCAATATGCAGCAGGCCATAGAAAAAGCGAAACAGCTTGCGGATGAGGGGTGCAGCGCGCTCGAATTGTGCGGCGGTTTCGGCCATAGCATGACGGGAAAGGTGGCGGAAGCGGTCAAGGGCAAGATGCCGGTGGGCGCGGTGCGTTTCGATTTCCACGGCGCGCTTGGCATGAGCGCCGATCAGGTTTTCGGGGGATAA
- the ribE gene encoding 6,7-dimethyl-8-ribityllumazine synthase — translation MNKKYEGNLVGAGLKFGLVVSRFNEFITGKLLEGAEDALARHGVKPADIDVIWAPGAFEIPLVAKKTAEKGKYSAVICLGAVIRGGTPHFDYIAAEVTKGVAQVGLETGVPVIYGVITADTLEQAIERAGTKMGNAGFNAATSAIEMANLLQSLAKK, via the coding sequence GTGAATAAGAAATACGAAGGCAACCTCGTAGGCGCCGGTCTAAAGTTCGGGCTGGTGGTTTCGCGTTTTAACGAGTTCATAACGGGCAAGCTTCTCGAAGGGGCGGAGGACGCGCTGGCGAGGCACGGGGTCAAGCCGGCGGATATCGATGTGATCTGGGCTCCGGGGGCTTTTGAGATACCTCTCGTTGCCAAGAAGACAGCGGAGAAGGGCAAATACTCCGCCGTTATCTGTCTGGGCGCCGTCATCCGCGGCGGCACTCCGCATTTCGACTACATCGCGGCCGAGGTAACCAAGGGTGTGGCGCAGGTGGGGCTGGAGACCGGCGTGCCGGTCATCTACGGCGTAATCACCGCGGACACGCTGGAGCAGGCCATCGAACGCGCGGGTACCAAGATGGGCAACGCCGGCTTCAACGCGGCTACAAGCGCTATCGAGATGGCGAACCTCCTGCAGTCGCTTGCTAAGAAGTAA
- a CDS encoding DUF3795 domain-containing protein produces the protein MKIGVCGIACEKCPSMTRGTCPSKEQGCVAKDNKFCKIATCAFNKGVKLCFECAEFPCETTKSGPIGYGFCQYISGKQ, from the coding sequence ATGAAAATCGGTGTATGTGGAATCGCTTGCGAAAAATGCCCTAGCATGACTAGAGGCACATGTCCGAGCAAAGAACAGGGCTGTGTCGCCAAAGATAATAAGTTCTGCAAGATTGCGACCTGCGCCTTCAACAAAGGCGTTAAGCTGTGCTTTGAATGCGCGGAGTTCCCCTGCGAGACAACAAAGAGCGGACCTATAGGCTACGGCTTTTGCCAATATATATCCGGCAAACAGTAG
- a CDS encoding flavodoxin family protein has protein sequence MKKRKPKVLAFNSSPRKGKGNTAVVLTPFLEGMSKAGAEVDLHYNCDLDIEPCKGCFNCWLKTPGVCAQKDDMQRLLPEMRDADVIVYATPVYSYGMNAQMKNLIDRMIVLAEPFMEVVAGRSRHVAGEDEKPHKIVLVSNCGMWGLDNFDPLVAHVKKLCQDPPMEYAGALLRPHGEALRAMLDMGAPVNDVIDAARDAGRQLIESGKISQATLDIVSRDLLPVDVYVKMANEQFRKVMARHESKGRS, from the coding sequence ATGAAGAAGCGGAAACCGAAGGTTTTAGCGTTTAATTCCAGCCCCCGCAAGGGAAAAGGCAACACCGCCGTCGTATTAACCCCTTTTCTTGAAGGGATGAGCAAAGCCGGAGCCGAAGTCGATTTGCATTACAATTGCGACCTCGACATCGAGCCGTGTAAAGGATGCTTCAATTGCTGGCTTAAGACTCCGGGTGTCTGCGCGCAGAAGGATGATATGCAAAGGCTCCTGCCCGAAATGCGCGATGCCGACGTCATCGTTTACGCTACGCCGGTCTACAGCTATGGGATGAACGCCCAGATGAAGAACCTCATCGATCGCATGATCGTTCTGGCCGAGCCCTTCATGGAGGTTGTCGCAGGGCGCTCGCGCCATGTCGCGGGAGAAGATGAAAAGCCTCACAAGATCGTACTTGTGTCGAACTGCGGCATGTGGGGGCTCGACAATTTCGATCCGCTCGTCGCGCATGTTAAGAAGCTGTGCCAGGACCCTCCTATGGAGTACGCCGGGGCTTTGCTGCGACCGCACGGCGAGGCGCTGCGGGCCATGCTCGATATGGGCGCGCCGGTCAATGACGTCATCGATGCCGCCCGTGATGCTGGAAGACAGTTGATCGAGAGCGGCAAGATATCGCAGGCAACGCTCGATATCGTCAGCCGCGACTTGCTTCCCGTCGATGTTTATGTCAAAATGGCCAACGAGCAGTTCCGCAAGGTAATGGCGAGGCATGAATCGAAGGGCCGGAGTTAA
- the ribD gene encoding bifunctional diaminohydroxyphosphoribosylaminopyrimidine deaminase/5-amino-6-(5-phosphoribosylamino)uracil reductase RibD produces MDYMERALTLARMAVGSTSPNPAVGAVIVKDGVVVGEGYTQPPGSAHAEAAALKQAGDKSRGATMYVTLEPCCFYGRTPPCTKAIIDSGISMVHIAALDPNPKVSNKGRAELESAGISVFAGEREEEAQEINEAYFKFITTGLPFITAKFAISLDGKIATWTGDSHWISCEESRRYVHRMRRTSDAIMVGVNTIIIDDPRLTVRDGQGEKYPLRIIVDSKGRVLPTARVFSEPGNVMVAVTQDAPTEVVKELKNTGAEVFVTPSWKSMVDLNELLAELGRRNITSVLVEGGSSLLGSMFDGCLVDKVVAFIAPVIVGGEDAKSAVGGQGAHRIGQALQLSRIKVERCGKDVMVMGYLNEEAETEGFSV; encoded by the coding sequence ATGGATTACATGGAACGGGCCCTCACCCTTGCCAGGATGGCGGTGGGCAGCACCAGCCCCAATCCGGCTGTCGGTGCGGTGATAGTAAAAGACGGCGTGGTTGTGGGGGAGGGTTACACGCAGCCGCCGGGATCGGCGCATGCCGAAGCGGCGGCGTTAAAACAGGCTGGCGATAAAAGCCGCGGAGCTACGATGTATGTTACGCTTGAGCCGTGTTGTTTCTATGGACGTACCCCTCCGTGCACAAAGGCTATAATCGATTCGGGCATTTCGATGGTGCATATCGCCGCGCTGGATCCCAATCCTAAGGTCTCAAATAAAGGCAGGGCGGAATTGGAAAGCGCGGGCATATCCGTATTTGCGGGGGAGAGGGAGGAAGAGGCGCAGGAAATCAATGAGGCCTATTTTAAGTTTATTACAACCGGGCTTCCCTTCATTACCGCCAAGTTCGCCATCAGCCTGGATGGCAAGATCGCCACATGGACGGGCGATTCGCACTGGATAAGCTGCGAGGAATCCCGTCGGTATGTGCACCGCATGCGGCGGACCTCCGATGCTATCATGGTCGGGGTAAACACGATAATCATAGATGATCCCAGGCTCACGGTTCGGGACGGCCAGGGCGAGAAGTATCCGCTTCGTATCATAGTGGACAGCAAGGGGCGCGTGCTTCCCACGGCGCGGGTCTTCAGCGAACCGGGTAATGTTATGGTAGCCGTGACCCAGGATGCTCCGACGGAAGTAGTGAAGGAGCTTAAGAACACCGGTGCCGAGGTGTTTGTTACGCCGTCATGGAAATCGATGGTTGATTTAAATGAGCTTCTTGCCGAGCTGGGACGCAGGAATATCACAAGCGTGCTGGTGGAGGGCGGCAGCAGCCTCTTGGGGTCGATGTTCGACGGCTGCCTGGTGGACAAGGTCGTGGCCTTCATCGCGCCGGTCATCGTGGGCGGCGAGGACGCCAAATCGGCCGTCGGCGGGCAGGGGGCGCACAGGATAGGTCAGGCGCTGCAGCTGTCGCGAATCAAGGTGGAACGCTGCGGCAAAGACGTTATGGTGATGGGTTATCTCAATGAAGAAGCGGAAACCGAAGGTTTTAGCGTTTAA
- the lepB gene encoding signal peptidase I, with protein MKIATKTTVFEIVGTLLVALLIFLGVHFTLESRLTNGISMLPNLEHGQRVLVCKSAYWFGEPQRGDVVVFHDSSRPSPIDYIIHRIAGLPNEKVEIRNGLVYINDSMLEEPYIQGNSLNRPPEIVPHDSYLIVGDNRDSASADIVPRNEIIGKAWLCYWPLSDWHLVSGYSYD; from the coding sequence ATGAAAATAGCGACAAAAACGACGGTTTTCGAAATCGTTGGAACGCTTCTGGTAGCACTGCTCATCTTTCTTGGCGTTCACTTTACGCTGGAAAGCCGCCTGACAAACGGCATTTCCATGTTGCCAAACTTGGAGCATGGACAACGTGTGCTTGTATGCAAATCCGCTTACTGGTTCGGCGAGCCCCAGCGGGGAGATGTTGTTGTTTTTCATGACTCGTCACGTCCATCACCTATCGACTATATCATTCACAGGATAGCGGGACTGCCAAACGAGAAAGTGGAAATCAGGAATGGGTTGGTATACATTAACGATTCAATGCTGGAAGAGCCGTATATTCAAGGGAATTCTTTGAACCGACCTCCCGAAATAGTTCCACATGACAGCTATCTTATTGTGGGCGACAACCGCGACTCAGCCTCCGCCGACATCGTTCCGAGGAATGAGATCATCGGCAAGGCCTGGCTGTGCTATTGGCCGCTCAGCGATTGGCATCTCGTCTCGGGATACTCTTACGATTAG
- a CDS encoding translation elongation factor-like protein, which produces MVEVEIGRVSDFFAQPVVAGIDLTGNLKKGDTIRIKGHTTDLTFAASSMQIDHAEVDEANPGDSIGIKVPDRVRHGDAVYKVTS; this is translated from the coding sequence ATGGTGGAAGTGGAGATCGGAAGGGTAAGTGACTTCTTTGCTCAGCCTGTGGTGGCCGGCATCGATCTTACAGGCAACCTCAAAAAAGGCGACACAATCCGTATCAAAGGACACACCACAGACCTGACATTCGCCGCTTCGTCAATGCAGATCGACCATGCCGAGGTTGACGAGGCCAATCCGGGGGACTCCATCGGTATCAAGGTTCCCGACCGGGTGCGGCACGGCGACGCTGTCTATAAGGTTACTTCTTAG
- a CDS encoding MmpS family transport accessory protein, whose protein sequence is MRMLILMIFTILVVGFSCTPQPESHHIEYEVSGNADDIAYIQYYGEKYSSDYEFDREVTLPWYYSFDAPSGKYLKFVVHTESANVSITAKIIIDGNVSQIQEVYLDYPHAFVTVDSWVP, encoded by the coding sequence ATGAGGATGCTTATTTTAATGATATTTACCATTCTAGTTGTCGGTTTTTCATGTACGCCACAGCCGGAATCCCATCACATCGAGTATGAGGTCAGTGGTAATGCCGATGATATTGCTTATATTCAATATTATGGTGAGAAATATTCATCAGACTATGAATTTGACAGAGAGGTCACACTGCCCTGGTATTACAGCTTCGATGCTCCGTCAGGTAAATATCTTAAATTTGTCGTTCATACCGAAAGTGCTAATGTATCTATAACGGCTAAAATTATCATTGACGGAAACGTGTCGCAGATACAAGAAGTGTATTTGGATTATCCACACGCTTTTGTTACCGTTGATAGCTGGGTTCCATAA
- a CDS encoding riboflavin synthase: protein MFTGIVEEIGSVTSVESSRLTFAAATVLDKKTKIGDSIAVNGVCLTLTALTPYSFTVEVMPETLRRTNLGALRSGDRVNLERAMPVDGRFGGHFVQGHVDGTGKVAAVKPEGNALIIRFDAPKEIMKYIVEKGFIAVDGVSLTVVECKPASFSVSLVGITQAETILGGRKVGDVVNLEVDILAKYVDKLSRGESGITKGFLAEHGFM from the coding sequence ATGTTTACCGGAATCGTGGAAGAAATCGGCAGCGTAACATCGGTTGAATCGAGCCGGCTTACCTTTGCTGCCGCGACGGTGCTGGATAAGAAGACAAAGATCGGCGACAGCATTGCCGTCAACGGCGTATGTTTGACGTTGACCGCACTGACGCCGTACTCCTTCACCGTGGAGGTCATGCCGGAGACGCTGAGGCGCACCAATCTCGGCGCGTTGCGCAGCGGTGACAGGGTAAACTTGGAGCGCGCCATGCCTGTCGACGGGCGCTTCGGCGGGCATTTTGTGCAGGGGCATGTGGACGGGACGGGCAAGGTCGCCGCGGTAAAGCCCGAGGGCAATGCGCTGATTATCAGATTCGACGCGCCAAAGGAGATAATGAAATACATCGTCGAGAAGGGGTTTATCGCAGTAGACGGCGTGAGCCTGACTGTAGTAGAATGTAAACCCGCGTCGTTCAGCGTCTCGCTGGTGGGGATAACGCAGGCGGAGACGATACTGGGCGGACGCAAGGTCGGGGATGTGGTTAATTTAGAGGTGGATATTCTGGCTAAATACGTGGATAAACTGAGCCGGGGGGAATCGGGCATAACAAAGGGGTTCCTCGCCGAGCACGGTTTTATGTAG
- a CDS encoding bifunctional 3,4-dihydroxy-2-butanone-4-phosphate synthase/GTP cyclohydrolase II, with product MTLATIKEAIEDIRAGKYIIIVDDEGRENEGDLAIAAEKVDADAINFMAKYGRGLICMPVTGERLDELNIPLMVGENTSKHNTAFTVSIEAKKKVSTGISAHDRAATVRAVIDPATRPEDIARPGHTFPLRAREGGVLVRAGHTEAIVDLARLAGLYPAGVICEIMNDDGTMSRLPQLEVFAEKHKLKIVSIADLIAYRRRHEKLVTRVAQANLPTRYGQFTAVAYKSTIDPDQHVALVKGDLSNEEPVLVRVHSECLTGDVFGSLRCDCGEQIEKALNIISDEGKGVLLYMRQEGRGIGLHNKIAAYALQDKGLDTVEANESLGFPADLRDYGIGAQILADLGVKKIRLLTNNPKKVIGLEGYGLQVVETVPLMVEPNPINLHYLETKQQKLGHILNLNSLDENNKNDA from the coding sequence ATGACGCTTGCGACGATAAAAGAAGCGATAGAAGATATCAGGGCCGGCAAATACATCATCATCGTCGATGATGAAGGCCGCGAGAACGAGGGCGACCTGGCGATAGCGGCGGAGAAGGTCGATGCGGACGCTATCAACTTCATGGCAAAGTACGGCCGCGGGCTTATCTGCATGCCGGTGACCGGGGAGCGGCTCGATGAGCTAAATATCCCGCTGATGGTCGGAGAGAACACATCCAAGCATAACACTGCTTTTACGGTATCGATAGAGGCCAAGAAGAAGGTCTCCACCGGCATATCTGCCCACGACAGGGCGGCTACGGTAAGGGCGGTTATCGATCCCGCTACCAGGCCCGAGGACATAGCGCGCCCCGGCCATACCTTCCCGCTGCGGGCAAGGGAAGGCGGGGTGCTGGTGCGGGCGGGGCATACCGAGGCCATCGTCGATCTGGCGCGCCTGGCCGGGCTCTATCCCGCCGGCGTCATCTGCGAGATCATGAACGATGACGGCACGATGTCGCGCCTGCCGCAGCTTGAGGTTTTCGCCGAGAAGCATAAACTCAAGATAGTCAGTATCGCCGACCTCATCGCTTACAGGCGCAGGCACGAGAAACTGGTCACCAGGGTGGCGCAGGCCAACCTGCCGACGCGGTACGGCCAGTTCACAGCCGTCGCTTATAAGAGCACCATTGATCCCGACCAGCATGTGGCGCTGGTGAAGGGGGACCTCTCGAACGAGGAACCGGTGCTGGTGCGCGTGCACAGCGAGTGTCTCACCGGAGACGTCTTCGGCAGCCTCAGGTGCGACTGCGGTGAGCAGATCGAAAAGGCATTGAATATCATCTCGGATGAAGGCAAAGGGGTCTTGCTATATATGAGGCAGGAAGGGCGGGGCATCGGCCTGCACAACAAGATAGCAGCCTACGCGCTTCAGGATAAAGGACTTGATACCGTCGAGGCTAACGAGTCGCTGGGATTTCCCGCCGACCTGCGGGACTACGGCATCGGGGCGCAGATACTGGCGGACCTCGGCGTTAAGAAGATTCGCCTGCTGACGAACAATCCCAAGAAGGTGATCGGCCTCGAAGGATACGGTTTGCAGGTCGTGGAGACTGTGCCTTTAATGGTCGAGCCTAATCCAATCAACCTGCATTATTTGGAGACAAAACAGCAGAAACTGGGTCATATTTTAAACTTGAACTCTTTAGACGAGAATAACAAAAACGACGCTTAG